The DNA sequence TAAGGATAGCTGCTTTGATGTTTCATTCCTGAATATCACTAGCTGCCTTGATCTTCCGTTCCTGAATATCACATTCCATTTCACATGTGACTCTCATTCACACAGTGCTGCAATGAAATCATTAGGGATTGTATATGATGGTGTTGTTGCAACTTCTTTGCCTTTTCTTTTAGCCTAAGCCTTAGCTTGATCTCTTCCGATAGGACGTTGCAATGTTGAAGAACGACTCCCACAACTTTCTTCGAGACTATCTTCGTCTGGCTGGAAACACGTTAATCGGTgctattcaatttcaattctcACTTTGGATTGTGTCTCATCACCTTCTCAAACACCTTATGGTGTGTAAATTTGCTCTTACCATACATGTGTTGAGCGGTTTTCTCAATGTCCTCTTTAGACTGGCTACTCGTAGCTCGATCATGCGCATGTTTGTATGCACCAACCTACTTTGTGACATTTGTGTTGAGTCATTTGTAGCGTTGTCTCAATGACTCTGAACTTCTTTGTTGTCTCATTCctggattttattttcttgtttgctCATATAGATCAATAACATTTTGCCATAGATGGACACTAGTTTGGTTGGTGCTAACAATTGCATTCACGCTCACGAAACACCAAGCAGACATTAATGTCATGTATTCTTGCTCACTCCAACCATGTGGAGTGTTTGAAGCACTCAAGTTGGTTTGTAATATGCCTTGGCTTGAATATTGGTTTTGaaatgaactttgaaattgatcaGAATtcgaaaaatcatcaaaactaGGGAAATAATCTTGAGAAGGATTGAAATTTTGGGAAGGGTTGAAGTTTTGGGAAGGATAGAAATTTGAGGAATCGGAGAATATATTATTCTCATCATCCTCCATAGTTAgcaacaaaagaaattaaaaaatatgaaattttataaacaagAAGAATTATagtgatattttttgtatgcAAAACTATAGCAAATGTGGCCACTATTTATAgaggaagaaaaattgaattttgatatgacttataatttttaatataatagtatatattaaagatatattaattataaaaaaaataatatcaaataaaaatggcAAATCTCATTGGCTGAGTGGTAAAATGAGAGGAAAGACTGTTCGACCTGTGTAACCTAATTAACCGACCTATGtcaaagagagagagactgcatggattgattttatttattttttaaatgcaataatGATGTTGCGGTCGATCGTGCCGCACTGGCAAAGTTGGTCTAAAGAAGAGGGCTTGAACTCGACACCTCATACATTGATGTCTAAGCTCCTTGCCGCTTGGACAAAGGCTcttgacccactttcctttttagtttcacgttttcatttatagaaaaaagttTTCTTTCATGCTAATATAAATACAGTATTATATTATCTCTCCACTtaatacataatataaaatatccTAAAATCTCGTTTCGTCCCATAAGGGTGGCCTCTTTTATGGATGGATGAGTACTACTTTATTCATCGAAGTTCAAATCACTGTGATAAACGGTAAGTTAACGTActaagtactactattaattatctTTAGATTAAGAAAAGGTGATAAGTGATGGTTGATGGGGTCAACTTCTCAATATGATACTCCAAAGTCCAAAGCATATCCTAAATAATATTCCCTCAACCGTATCACATGGGGCATGGCTTTTTCTTTTCCACAAGTTGCAAAGAAAATTGTGGAGTACTGATTCATGCTTTTgactaaaattcaaatttcaaacagCTAAGCATCATCCTTAATTGGTGGAAGAATCTCTTGGAGactgagaataaaataatgctAAAGATGTTAGCCAAAATTAATGTAGCAGACATTATTccagaaataaataattaaataattgaattatgaaGAAGATTCTAGATGTCCTTATCTTATCAAAATAGCCAGGCTGCTTATCAAGTTAGGCACTTTGTTTTGTCAACAATTAGGATTTATGAATTTGTGCATTAAATGTCACGTcttactcactttttttttctccttttgacacctaatttgaatataaatccATGTAGTATACTTTGGAAATACAACGGAATTACcaatttttgcattaattattgattaacctattaaaacgaaaaaattgtatgaGAATCCTATAAACATTTTGATTTAAGTATAAAGATctaagaatgtgttttgccattttttttattaatcccTTGTGTTTTGAAGATAATTACATTATTTCTTCTATCCACTATTAGTGtcctacattattattttgccATATCCATTTAAAGtaaatactaaataaaaatgagaatcacgtacatattttttaaatttatgataagTCAAAATTGGCATTTAATTCGAGATAATATCAAGGTGTGACTTTTAATCCCAGATTGatctaatatttattatcaaatGCCTAGTAATTTATCATTTCCAAATCTGAAGTCTCAATTTCATAAACAAAAGAGATAGGTATGTAAATCCCAAGTAACAATTTCATAAACAAAAGAGACCATTTGAAGATGAAACGCAAACTTCTGATATCCTTCGTTCAATATGTCTAAAGTTCGAGTAATTATTGACATTAAAAAACTACAACTCGAAATAGAACTCTCTCAAGCACATACATTTTGAAAGTCTCaagattaatatataaaaaaaagaaaaacaagaaattttgGTCTCGAGTTCGAATACACTGTGACACAAGTCTTTCGTTGCCGAAAAATGAGAAGCAAGAGAGTATCAAACAAAGTTTCTCCTTTATTCCATCAAACCTCAGATTACCAAAAAACAATACAAAGGCATGGAAAATTAGAAGACACTCAACACCTAAATCAGATTTAGATGCatacattattcatttatttgccACAAACTATTCTCAAATCTCTCACCACTAGAGGAAATAGTATGATCCAAAACCACCACTCATCCAAAACAAAGAGATGATCTGCCATTAATTTGCCTCTGATGAAAAAGGGTGAGAGATTCATCTTCTAAGCCGCATAACATACAGTAGAACTtagatagtagtattattattcCTCTGCTTCACCATGATGTTTCCGACCACCGCCGCCGGGCTGGCCCCCGCCGCCTCTATGTACAGCTCCGGTGATCGTATTTATCCATTGgtgcagcagcagcagaagTGAATTAGGTTAATTCCGCCATTGATGACATCTCTCCTCCGTTTATGATCCACGGATGCCCTAAAATTAGCAATCaagatgaaaattaaactcaaaattGACATATTGAACAGATCTATAATGTAGAGAGATAATACTCACTGAGGACTTGCTCAGCCGAGAGCCTTCTAGAAGGATCTCTACAGATCATCTTCCTCAACAGATCCTTGGCCTCCGGCGACACGGAACGGAAAATCTTCGGCGGAAACCTCAAATTCCCCCGAAGCACCGCCTCAAACGTCTCCGCCGCGCCATCGCCGTAGAACGGAGGCACGCCGGCCAACATTATGTACAAAATCACGCCGGCGCTCCACACATCCACCTTCTCATCGTAATCCCTCCCCATCAGCACCTCCGGCGCGACGTAATACGGCGTTCCAACCACGCCGCTCATCTCGGAGACGTCGAACAGCTCCGCCGATCCGAAATCGGCGAGCTTCAGCCGGCCTCTGGAATCGAACAGGATGTTGTCCGGCTTGATATCCCTGTGCGCGACCCCCATCCGGTGGCAGAACGAGACCGCCGCCATCAATTGGCGCAGAATCGCGGCGGCGTCGGGCTCGGAGAGGCGATCGCCGGACGAGATCCGGTCGAATAGATCGCCGCCGTCGCAGAGATCGGTGACGAGGTGGATGTAGTCGTCGTCCTCGTAGACGTCGTGGAGGCGGAGGATGCTAGGGCACGCGGAGAGGAGGTGGAGAATCTTCGGCTCCGCGTCGAGGCAGCGGCGGTCGGCGTCGTCGGTGAGAGAGTGCTTGTAGATCGATTTGCAGGCGAAGGAATCGGAGGAGGCGGTGGAGAAACAGCGGTAAACGACGCCGAATCGGCCGCGGCCGAGCTCTTCGCAGAGTTGGTAGTGTTGTTTGAGGCTCTCGCACATGATATTCTAGGAAGTTAGCTCAGTGTTTTGGGGAAATAAGAGAGGTTTGgggtatatttatagaggGAGGAATCAGAGGAAGCAGAGAGCATTTTGTTTAGAGAAAAGGAATATTCCAATCAGAATATTTACTGCATATACTCCACATTATATTCgctaatagtaatatatttcgATAAACATAATAgagtttaaataataaattatttaagttttCACCTTTAAATAGCACTTCACATAATATACACAATACTAatgttaatataataatgattAGATCGTAaatctatataattaatagtatcttattgatatttatttgctactataattcaaaatatctataatatgtttaaaaaaacattactTAGGTT is a window from the Salvia hispanica cultivar TCC Black 2014 chromosome 1, UniMelb_Shisp_WGS_1.0, whole genome shotgun sequence genome containing:
- the LOC125202570 gene encoding phosphoenolpyruvate carboxylase kinase 2-like, encoding MCESLKQHYQLCEELGRGRFGVVYRCFSTASSDSFACKSIYKHSLTDDADRRCLDAEPKILHLLSACPSILRLHDVYEDDDYIHLVTDLCDGGDLFDRISSGDRLSEPDAAAILRQLMAAVSFCHRMGVAHRDIKPDNILFDSRGRLKLADFGSAELFDVSEMSGVVGTPYYVAPEVLMGRDYDEKVDVWSAGVILYIMLAGVPPFYGDGAAETFEAVLRGNLRFPPKIFRSVSPEAKDLLRKMICRDPSRRLSAEQVLRHPWIINGGEMSSMAELT